The Brassica napus cultivar Da-Ae chromosome C7, Da-Ae, whole genome shotgun sequence genomic interval TGATTAACAAACCAAGTATGCACTCAATGCCATTATGATGACATCATCACATCAAGACACAATCAAACTTGAGTAATCACTACgtctcctctcttcttctttcttctatataaacccttcttctctcttttcttcttcttaattaCTGTTCTCTAATCTAATCTCATCCCAGCTTTCCAAACAAAACTGAAGTTTCTTATTACACAACCTAAAAGTTCTTGTCATTCTTGGAATGTCAGAAGAATTCGACGAATCTGATATCATTTTCTCCGACAGTTTCTTCCGGACTCGCCGGCGTGACGACATGAACGAGAAAGAAAACCGGCCCGTTGGTTTCCGAGAAAACTCCAAAAACAAACCGAGACGGAGCAAAACGGCGCCGTTACCTTCACCAGCGGCATTCTCGACTTCGCTACCGGTGAATATACCGGGTAATGTGGTGCAAAGGTATACGGATGATGAGGAATATTCCGATGACGGAGGAAGGATCATGGTTCCGCCGCATCTGATAGTTGGACGGAGGATGGAAGGTTGTCAAATGGCGTTTTCCGTTTGTACAGGTAACGTAAGGACTCTCAAAGGACGGGATCTGAGCCGGGTTCGTAATTCGGTTCTCAGATTAACCGGGTTTTTGGAAACTTAAATTCGTTAACCGGATTTGATCAAATTTTCGCGTCTTGTTGGTTTAACTACTTTATTGAAAGTCAAAAGGAAAATGTCAAAAAGAACATTTATTtccttgtttatttatttaaattcttaATTTGATTGTTGTAATAGGAAAAAAGAATAGAAAAAACAATTTCCAGAATTTTTTTGGGATCAGTTTCAGGTTACTTATGATTTAACTTGTTCGTTGCAAAGTTTGAAACCCAGTGTTCATCAACTATTCGTTTAGGCTGATGTAATTGGATTGGATttctaataaataaatgtataaagGTATTGATCTCTGCAAAATATGTATGTATTATATTTGTTACAATGAAGATTAGTACAAAAGACGAACAGAACCGGCTGTTCGGTCCTAATTgattgagagagagagctcaCATTTCTTGGCGGTGACATCAACGCGAACAAATGCATTATTTTTATCGTATTATAACAGCCAAGTGcattattttgtttctaaacgTAAATgcattaatgtttttttttctgaactaACATTAATgcgtttttgtattttatttaacaGTTTCCAATATCGTTAAAAGGTTTTAGCATTTGTTTTGGAAGAAAATAACAAGACAAACTAAAGTACTAAATACACGTGTTTGTAAGCAAAATGTGATggccaaagttttttttttaagtataagATGATCGAAGTTTAACATAAATAAGATGACATTAGGCATGgacattcggggtcccaatcggatttcggttttatccattcaggttttggttttttgggtttatcaaaatcagccccatttgggttatataaaagttcggttaggaaccggttcgggttctatcgggttcgggtcggggttagtaatcttcaaagaaccggtataaccctttgtactttcgggtttggatcccaatcggttcttcggtttaaaaatacctaatttgtacctattttgtaactaaaacataaataaaatcggttcttcgaatttaaaatacatgatttttacatattttaacagtcaaacataagtaaaattgattcaaaaataaaaaaaaacatcaaacgtcatcattcaaaatcaagcgaaagataaacatagttagtgatagaaagaaaaccacataaatgaaatcataaaacaaaaactaagttctcatgaaatgttcatgagaaacattattcaatgaaaagaaaaccaaaatctaaaaacttcaggcttcaaccgccacattccaccaccaaccttcatgtatagataattattttagaagttcaataatatcttaaagtattttggatacatattaagaattaagatcatatttggtaaaagttatttttgtgattttaaatgtttcggattctatcggatatccatttaggtccgagttcggttcggataatatccataacccaaaataccaaaaaataagagccattcggtatttataccggattcggatcggttcggatttatttttattggatcGGATTTGGTTCGAATTTTCGGGTTCAGTTTATTTGTCCAGCCATAGATGACATGGTCAAGTAAGTTACCTAGTTATATAC includes:
- the LOC106374817 gene encoding uncharacterized protein LOC106374817; this encodes MSEEFDESDIIFSDSFFRTRRRDDMNEKENRPVGFRENSKNKPRRSKTAPLPSPAAFSTSLPVNIPGNVVQRYTDDEEYSDDGGRIMVPPHLIVGRRMEGCQMAFSVCTGNVRTLKGRDLSRVRNSVLRLTGFLET